The proteins below are encoded in one region of Bremerella sp. P1:
- a CDS encoding serine/threonine-protein kinase, whose product MSTAGRNYIGPYRLIRMLRASKTCQVWEAIHDLDKRKVVIKTLRENYIRDKAEINSLKHEFTVAGKFDHPFVIHVFEFDNFRGTAYLVLEFAISRNMKMAIREGVEELAYWTPKIIEEGAQGLGYMHEQGWVHCDVKPDNFLLDTEGNLKLIDFSIAQKKKSGIGKLFGGSKVKGNVQGTRSYMSPEQIRGVALDDRADIYSFGCTVFELICGKLPYTATSPDHLLDKHLRAGIPSLQAANDNVTPEFSSLVERLMAKNPKQRPDTMNDVVRLLKSTKIYKIPPRKPAALLEREKAGTASGDDSTSTSGE is encoded by the coding sequence GTGTCTACCGCAGGAAGAAACTATATCGGTCCGTACCGCCTGATACGCATGCTGCGCGCAAGTAAGACGTGTCAGGTATGGGAAGCCATTCACGACTTGGACAAACGCAAGGTCGTCATCAAAACGCTTCGCGAGAACTACATTCGCGACAAAGCCGAAATCAACTCGCTGAAACACGAGTTCACAGTCGCCGGCAAGTTTGACCATCCTTTCGTCATTCATGTTTTCGAGTTCGACAACTTCCGCGGTACCGCGTATCTCGTTCTGGAGTTTGCCATCTCGCGAAACATGAAGATGGCCATTCGAGAAGGGGTCGAAGAACTCGCTTATTGGACGCCCAAGATTATTGAAGAGGGTGCCCAGGGCCTCGGCTACATGCACGAACAAGGTTGGGTCCACTGCGACGTGAAGCCCGACAACTTTCTGCTCGACACCGAAGGCAACTTGAAGCTCATCGACTTTTCGATCGCGCAGAAAAAGAAGAGCGGCATCGGCAAGCTCTTCGGCGGCTCGAAAGTCAAAGGCAACGTCCAAGGCACCCGCAGCTATATGTCGCCTGAACAGATACGCGGGGTGGCATTAGACGACCGTGCTGATATCTATAGTTTCGGCTGTACGGTATTTGAACTGATCTGCGGCAAGTTGCCCTATACGGCGACCAGTCCCGATCACTTACTCGATAAACATTTGCGAGCCGGCATCCCGTCACTGCAAGCCGCCAACGACAACGTCACGCCCGAGTTTTCATCACTCGTCGAACGGTTGATGGCGAAGAATCCGAAGCAGCGTCCTGACACCATGAACGATGTCGTGCGACTGCTGAAGAGCACCAAGATTTACAAGATTCCACCCCGCAAGCCAGCCGCACTTCTCGAACGAGAAAAAGCCGGCACGGCCAGCGGAGATGATTCCACCTCGACGTCAGGCGAATAA
- a CDS encoding glycosyltransferase family 4 protein: MRVAHVITRMIIGGAQENTLYNCLDLVKEFGDDVLLITGPSEGPEGNLLEQAHAQGVPIQTLPNLVRNIHPVTDFKGYQEVKAAIKKFQPDVVHTHSAKGGMLGRRAATALKVPAVIHTVHGAPFHPYQSTLARKFFITCERYAAIQCHQLVSVADAMTDLLVEAKVAPREKFVTVYSGMEVEPFLESRGLRDETRDQLGIQPDDVVIGKIARLFHLKGHEYVIEAAKDVVAKCPQAKFLFVGDGILREKFEGMIAEAGLTDHFILVGLVPPKEIPKYISAMDVLVHTSLREGLARALPQALLSGKPAVSFDIDGAREVVSTMETGFLLPPGDTTGLTSALIQLCEDPALREKLGEEGRRRCSQVFPHQVMTRRLREIYQEVLRRNGREVA; this comes from the coding sequence ATGCGTGTTGCTCATGTGATTACCCGAATGATCATCGGCGGCGCGCAAGAGAATACGCTTTATAACTGCCTGGACCTGGTGAAAGAGTTTGGCGACGACGTTCTGCTGATTACCGGGCCCAGCGAAGGCCCTGAAGGGAATCTGCTCGAGCAAGCGCATGCCCAAGGGGTGCCGATCCAAACGCTGCCCAACCTGGTCCGAAATATTCACCCAGTCACTGACTTCAAAGGCTACCAGGAAGTCAAAGCAGCGATCAAAAAGTTTCAGCCTGACGTCGTGCACACGCACAGCGCGAAGGGGGGCATGCTGGGGAGAAGGGCGGCCACTGCGCTCAAGGTACCAGCCGTCATTCACACCGTTCACGGCGCGCCGTTTCATCCGTATCAGTCGACGCTCGCACGCAAGTTCTTCATTACTTGCGAGCGATACGCGGCGATCCAATGCCATCAGCTGGTCAGCGTCGCCGATGCCATGACCGATCTGCTGGTCGAAGCAAAGGTCGCCCCGCGCGAAAAGTTCGTCACGGTCTACAGCGGCATGGAGGTCGAGCCATTTTTAGAGAGCAGGGGACTCCGCGACGAAACGCGTGACCAACTCGGCATTCAGCCAGACGACGTGGTGATCGGCAAAATCGCTCGTCTGTTCCACCTAAAGGGGCACGAGTACGTAATCGAGGCCGCGAAGGATGTCGTTGCCAAGTGCCCGCAGGCCAAGTTTCTTTTCGTCGGCGATGGGATCCTGCGCGAAAAATTCGAAGGCATGATCGCCGAGGCAGGGCTGACCGATCATTTCATTCTGGTTGGCCTGGTGCCACCGAAAGAGATTCCGAAATACATCTCGGCCATGGACGTTCTCGTGCATACCAGTCTGCGGGAAGGGCTGGCTCGGGCGCTTCCACAGGCCCTGTTGAGCGGCAAGCCGGCGGTCAGTTTTGATATCGACGGGGCACGAGAGGTCGTGTCCACCATGGAGACCGGATTCTTGCTTCCACCAGGGGATACGACGGGGCTGACGTCCGCTTTGATCCAACTGTGCGAAGATCCCGCCCTTCGAGAGAAGCTGGGCGAAGAAGGCCGCAGACGTTGCAGCCAGGTATTCCCGCACCAGGTGATGACCCGCCGACTACGTGAAATCTACCAGGAAGTGCTCCGCCGAAATGGCCGAGAAGTGGCCTAA
- a CDS encoding metal-dependent hydrolase — MADFNTHISTSTAVGVGVGIAGYFILDTPEPSRIITCMLGAGLCSLAGILPDLDSGSGRPLRETSNVLAAVVPMLMVDRWQHMGLSAEAIALAGALVYITIRFGVAEIFKRYTVHRGMWHSIPAAVSCALLAFLVVSGENLDVRIFKSAAVFIGFMVHLILDEIWSVEWKGARIRLKSSFGTAIKFWYGKSLWSNVSTYGKLIVLVVAAVGDPLLMEHYKFHPSHDHEPVPTQQIATDPPPTIQR, encoded by the coding sequence ATGGCCGATTTCAATACGCACATCTCGACCAGCACAGCAGTCGGCGTTGGCGTTGGCATCGCAGGCTACTTCATACTCGATACGCCTGAGCCCAGTCGGATCATCACGTGCATGCTGGGTGCAGGCCTCTGTAGCCTGGCTGGTATCTTGCCTGACTTGGACTCCGGTTCCGGTCGACCACTTCGTGAAACAAGCAACGTGCTGGCAGCGGTCGTTCCCATGCTGATGGTCGATCGCTGGCAACACATGGGGCTCTCGGCCGAAGCGATCGCCCTGGCAGGGGCCTTGGTTTATATCACGATCCGTTTTGGTGTGGCTGAGATCTTCAAACGTTATACCGTGCACCGCGGCATGTGGCACAGCATTCCGGCCGCCGTCTCGTGTGCCCTGTTGGCATTCTTGGTCGTCTCCGGTGAGAACCTCGACGTCCGCATCTTCAAGAGTGCGGCCGTCTTCATCGGCTTCATGGTTCACTTGATCCTCGACGAGATTTGGTCCGTCGAGTGGAAGGGGGCTCGCATTCGATTGAAGAGCTCTTTCGGTACGGCGATCAAGTTCTGGTATGGCAAGAGTCTATGGTCGAATGTATCGACTTATGGCAAGCTCATCGTACTTGTCGTTGCGGCCGTGGGTGACCCACTCCTGATGGAACATTACAAGTTCCATCCATCGCATGACCAT
- a CDS encoding HTTM domain-containing protein, with amino-acid sequence MIKLIKTYLHELFTGIRDGWNNFWFKPTDPATLGLVRIFAGSMLFYTHLVWSIDLTGFMGEQGRFSEDLVNRMHQGSSFAFSYLWLFDGNPAMLWMVHIAALIILLMFTLGFYSRITSILTFIIAVSYAHRAPGALFGLDQINVMMAMYLMLGGAGTAYSLDRLIEKWRFPNRKLPTTSTAANVSIRLIQLHMCVIYLFAGTGKLLGDTWWEGTALWGAVANSEYQSMDMTWMASYPLLIALMTQVSLAWELSYSALVWPRLTRPLVLFMAIPLHLGIAICMGMVTFGLAMLIGNLAFVSPWIIRELEAGIRSKLTKEPIPEAA; translated from the coding sequence ATGATCAAATTGATCAAGACATATCTGCATGAGTTGTTTACCGGCATCCGCGACGGCTGGAACAACTTCTGGTTTAAGCCGACCGATCCCGCCACGCTCGGACTGGTACGCATCTTCGCCGGCAGCATGCTGTTTTATACGCACCTTGTTTGGTCGATCGATTTAACCGGGTTCATGGGAGAGCAGGGGAGGTTCTCAGAAGATCTCGTCAATCGAATGCACCAAGGCAGTTCGTTTGCATTCAGCTACTTGTGGCTGTTCGACGGAAACCCGGCCATGCTATGGATGGTGCACATTGCGGCACTGATCATCCTGCTGATGTTTACGCTTGGGTTTTACTCACGCATCACGAGCATCCTCACGTTTATCATCGCTGTCAGCTACGCCCATCGGGCACCGGGCGCATTGTTCGGTCTCGATCAAATCAATGTCATGATGGCGATGTACCTGATGCTGGGCGGGGCAGGGACGGCTTATAGCCTGGACCGGTTGATCGAAAAGTGGCGTTTTCCCAATCGCAAGCTTCCCACAACCAGCACCGCTGCGAATGTTTCGATACGCTTGATCCAACTGCACATGTGTGTCATCTACCTGTTCGCGGGTACCGGCAAGCTTCTCGGTGATACCTGGTGGGAAGGCACTGCGCTTTGGGGTGCGGTCGCCAATAGCGAATACCAATCGATGGACATGACCTGGATGGCTAGCTATCCGCTACTGATCGCGTTGATGACGCAGGTCTCACTCGCGTGGGAATTGTCTTACAGCGCCCTGGTTTGGCCGCGTCTTACACGACCGCTAGTTCTGTTCATGGCGATCCCTCTACACCTTGGCATTGCCATATGCATGGGCATGGTTACCTTTGGCCTGGCGATGCTGATCGGAAACCTGGCATTCGTCAGCCCCTGGATCATTAGAGAACTTGAAGCCGGCATTCGCAGCAAACTGACCAAAGAGCCGATTCCCGAAGCCGCCTAA
- a CDS encoding aspartate-semialdehyde dehydrogenase, with product MYENLAIVGATGAVGRLIRQLLEERKFPYKTIKFLASKRSAGTEITFNGTTHTVEELTPESFEGVDIAIGSTPDETAAEFAPWAVKAGCIVIDESGYWRMKEDVPLVVPEVNPEAVQNHKGIISSPNCSTTQMVVAMKPLHEAGKIKRVVVSTYQATSGAGVVGEEDLVEGAKAVLNGESYTNKAFAHQIAFNLIPQIGSEKYEGYTSEEMKMVYETQKIFGDESIKVCPTCVRVPVTNCHSETIMVETERPISPAEARELFEKTDGITVVDNLGAGEYPMPKDCSNKNDVFIGRIRKDISCENGLTFWCVSDNLRKGAATNAVQIAELLVRSQAAV from the coding sequence GTGTACGAGAATCTGGCCATTGTTGGAGCCACTGGAGCCGTAGGACGACTGATTCGTCAGTTACTGGAGGAACGTAAGTTCCCCTACAAAACAATTAAATTCCTCGCTTCGAAACGTTCCGCCGGCACAGAGATCACATTCAACGGCACAACGCACACGGTGGAAGAACTGACGCCAGAGTCGTTCGAAGGGGTCGACATCGCCATTGGTAGCACGCCCGATGAAACCGCGGCTGAGTTCGCTCCCTGGGCGGTCAAAGCAGGCTGTATCGTCATCGACGAAAGTGGCTACTGGCGCATGAAGGAAGACGTGCCGCTGGTCGTGCCGGAAGTTAACCCCGAAGCCGTCCAGAATCACAAGGGCATCATCAGCAGCCCGAACTGCTCGACCACGCAGATGGTCGTCGCGATGAAGCCACTGCACGAAGCCGGCAAGATCAAGCGAGTCGTCGTTTCCACTTACCAGGCAACCAGCGGTGCTGGTGTTGTGGGTGAAGAAGACCTGGTCGAAGGTGCCAAGGCTGTTCTCAACGGCGAGTCGTACACGAACAAGGCCTTTGCCCATCAGATCGCTTTCAACTTGATTCCACAAATTGGTAGCGAGAAGTACGAAGGTTACACCTCCGAAGAAATGAAGATGGTGTACGAAACGCAGAAGATCTTCGGCGACGAATCGATCAAGGTTTGCCCAACCTGCGTTCGCGTGCCGGTGACCAACTGCCACAGCGAAACGATCATGGTCGAAACCGAGCGTCCGATCTCGCCAGCCGAAGCGCGTGAGCTCTTCGAGAAGACCGACGGCATTACGGTCGTCGATAATCTCGGGGCAGGGGAGTACCCCATGCCGAAGGACTGCAGCAACAAGAACGACGTTTTCATCGGTCGTATCCGCAAGGACATCTCCTGCGAAAACGGCCTGACGTTCTGGTGCGTGAGCGATAACCTGCGTAAGGGTGCCGCGACCAACGCTGTGCAGATTGCGGAACTTCTCGTTCGCAGCCAGGCCGCCGTCTAA
- the truA gene encoding tRNA pseudouridine(38-40) synthase TruA, whose protein sequence is MESTEHAAAKSPGRCIKLTVAYDGTNYQGWQRQPTGPTIQAALEAAINSIAQEEVHISGSGRTDAGVHAWGQVASFHTKSKMPADVFRKALNATLPHDIVVRHACDVPTSFRPINDAISKRYRYVLQPGRINDPFSLKHAWFVKRVLDVEAMQQAAQALIGEHDFAAFQATGSPRQSTVRTMLDATVKVHDADERKKIFIEVEATGFLYNMVRIIAGTLVDIGQGRRTADSMAATIASCDRLQAGMTAPAHGLYLLEVHYPSHH, encoded by the coding sequence ATGGAATCTACCGAGCATGCGGCGGCCAAATCTCCCGGCCGCTGCATCAAGCTGACGGTTGCCTACGACGGCACCAACTATCAAGGCTGGCAGCGTCAGCCAACCGGTCCCACCATTCAAGCGGCGCTCGAAGCCGCCATCAATAGCATCGCTCAAGAAGAAGTCCACATCTCAGGCAGTGGACGAACCGATGCCGGCGTGCACGCATGGGGACAGGTCGCCAGCTTTCACACCAAGTCGAAGATGCCGGCGGATGTCTTTCGTAAGGCGCTCAATGCGACGCTCCCTCACGATATTGTCGTGCGGCACGCGTGCGATGTGCCCACCAGCTTTCGGCCCATCAACGATGCCATCTCGAAACGTTATCGTTACGTACTTCAGCCAGGTCGCATCAACGATCCGTTTTCACTCAAGCATGCCTGGTTCGTGAAACGCGTTCTCGATGTGGAAGCAATGCAGCAGGCCGCCCAGGCACTCATTGGCGAACACGACTTCGCCGCGTTCCAAGCGACCGGATCGCCGCGTCAGTCGACGGTTCGTACTATGCTGGATGCCACCGTCAAAGTTCACGACGCCGACGAACGCAAGAAGATCTTCATCGAAGTCGAAGCGACTGGCTTCTTGTACAACATGGTCCGTATCATCGCTGGTACTCTGGTCGATATAGGGCAGGGGAGGCGCACTGCAGATTCGATGGCCGCTACCATCGCTTCGTGCGATCGTCTGCAAGCCGGCATGACGGCTCCGGCGCATGGACTATACTTGCTTGAAGTCCATTATCCTTCGCATCACTAA
- a CDS encoding CvpA family protein, giving the protein MVAYDFLMLAILAGAILWGLYKGMAWQVASFASLVASYFVSMQLREPVANALGLQPPWGTTAAMLGLYMATSLIIWVVFSMINKTLNNFELKGWDRQIGAGLGFVKGVLLCIIVTMFAVALTKDESRQQIVQSKSGFYITKTIHNLHGVMPAEVNEVVGPFIERYNQRVNGQNPEWFADTGNGSSGGDGVSIDPANFNLQTEFQNFQNNVQNQIQNKIQNEVQNQAGQFQNFVNQSIENPQNVQTNWQQYSGQYQPPQQPGYYPPQMNIPSPQQQGGSYYPQYVQPQQQTPYPMQNGQPYYPTQPRY; this is encoded by the coding sequence ATGGTTGCATACGATTTCCTCATGCTGGCAATACTCGCAGGCGCGATCCTGTGGGGTTTGTACAAAGGCATGGCCTGGCAAGTCGCATCCTTTGCATCACTCGTGGCTAGCTATTTCGTCTCGATGCAACTTCGCGAACCAGTCGCCAACGCGCTAGGTCTTCAACCGCCTTGGGGAACCACCGCTGCGATGCTGGGGCTGTACATGGCCACGTCGCTGATCATTTGGGTTGTCTTCTCGATGATCAACAAGACGCTGAACAACTTCGAGCTCAAAGGATGGGACCGTCAGATCGGTGCCGGACTTGGTTTCGTCAAAGGTGTGCTTCTATGCATCATCGTGACGATGTTCGCTGTCGCCCTAACCAAGGATGAAAGTCGCCAGCAGATCGTGCAGTCGAAATCAGGGTTCTACATCACCAAAACAATCCACAATCTGCATGGGGTCATGCCGGCCGAAGTGAACGAGGTCGTGGGGCCATTTATCGAGCGATATAACCAGCGTGTGAACGGCCAGAATCCGGAGTGGTTTGCCGACACGGGAAATGGCTCTTCGGGAGGTGATGGAGTGTCGATCGATCCGGCCAATTTCAACCTCCAGACCGAGTTCCAGAACTTCCAGAATAATGTGCAGAACCAGATCCAAAATAAGATCCAAAACGAGGTTCAGAACCAGGCAGGGCAGTTCCAGAATTTCGTGAATCAGTCGATCGAAAACCCACAGAATGTGCAGACGAATTGGCAGCAATATTCCGGCCAGTATCAGCCACCGCAGCAGCCAGGATATTATCCACCGCAAATGAACATTCCTTCGCCGCAGCAGCAGGGCGGCAGCTACTATCCGCAGTACGTGCAGCCGCAACAACAGACGCCGTACCCGATGCAGAACGGCCAGCCATATTACCCAACGCAGCCGCGGTACTAA
- a CDS encoding acetyl-CoA carboxylase carboxyltransferase subunit alpha, with protein sequence MSTSIYLDFEQPIETLENKLKKLEAEKNDSPEHHDEIRSVRKQLTDTIREIYSDLSPWQTVEVARHQKRPQSADYLNLVFDEFVELHGDRKFGDDRALRTGFAKLDKHKVMFLGHFKGRDLKERSECYFGCANPEGYRKAIEKMELAEKYNLPVIAFIDTPGAYPGIGAEERGQAMAIADAMFAMSRLKTPIISVVIGEGGSGGALGIGVADRTAMLQHAYYSVISPEGCAGILWKSHEFKAKAAEALKFTSKYLPKFGIVDDVIEEPLGGAHRDHHQMAARLKMYLVKTVNELIAKPTDELVEGRYDKFRQMGMFLERELETTEGEPAS encoded by the coding sequence ATGAGCACCTCGATCTATCTCGACTTTGAACAGCCGATCGAAACCCTCGAGAACAAACTGAAAAAGCTTGAGGCCGAGAAGAACGACTCGCCGGAACACCACGACGAGATCCGCAGCGTTCGTAAGCAACTCACCGATACCATTCGTGAGATCTACAGCGACCTCTCGCCATGGCAAACCGTGGAAGTCGCTCGCCATCAAAAGCGACCTCAGTCGGCCGACTACTTGAACCTGGTGTTCGACGAGTTCGTCGAGCTGCATGGTGATCGCAAGTTCGGTGACGACCGCGCACTACGAACGGGCTTCGCCAAACTCGATAAGCACAAAGTCATGTTCCTCGGTCACTTCAAAGGACGCGACTTGAAGGAACGCAGCGAGTGCTACTTCGGTTGTGCCAACCCTGAAGGCTACCGCAAGGCGATCGAAAAGATGGAGCTGGCTGAGAAGTACAACCTTCCGGTCATCGCGTTCATCGACACTCCAGGCGCGTACCCAGGTATCGGCGCCGAAGAACGCGGCCAGGCCATGGCCATTGCCGATGCCATGTTCGCCATGTCGCGATTGAAGACCCCGATCATCTCGGTCGTCATCGGCGAAGGTGGTTCAGGCGGCGCACTGGGCATCGGTGTCGCCGACCGAACGGCCATGCTGCAGCATGCTTACTACTCGGTGATCAGCCCTGAAGGTTGTGCTGGCATTCTGTGGAAGAGCCACGAGTTCAAAGCCAAGGCCGCCGAGGCCCTGAAGTTCACCTCGAAGTACCTTCCCAAGTTCGGCATCGTCGACGACGTGATCGAAGAGCCACTCGGAGGTGCCCACCGTGACCATCACCAAATGGCTGCTCGCTTGAAGATGTACCTAGTCAAAACGGTCAACGAACTAATCGCCAAACCGACCGACGAGCTGGTCGAAGGCCGGTACGATAAGTTCCGCCAGATGGGCATGTTCCTGGAGCGCGAACTGGAGACCACCGAAGGCGAACCAGCGAGCTAA